Proteins encoded by one window of Nasonia vitripennis strain AsymCx chromosome 5, Nvit_psr_1.1, whole genome shotgun sequence:
- the LOC100116097 gene encoding RILP-like protein homolog, whose translation MPLYLRVDQQRRPTAAMEDFNETAEVSVVDVYDIASEIGKECEKLIDTYGADSITNLMPKVINALELLESFATKNERENTTVQELRTKISQLESDKIGKAEDRQRFEKELEQIEEHWRQESRDLLEMVTRLQEENRRLAAAVQETQSDSEESTKQTFTASQEVDIAVLQRLRTMIDKQRDQIRSRDRELSQKNEEIENLNNQVDKLSVVGRELKRKQRQAQMQARGLVEERADFLAQLQDQNRELINLRARLGLARKENEDLSKSSQAYPDLTNKAVYDLDDPDRPRFTTTELKEILHERNELKARVSDLEDELELYRPKAEPAEDEKDAPVQGPLPYEPDDAPWKKASESGIRKFFRKIFSETSGGFLGGSSPRRSLSSLSKMALSGNSSGETSF comes from the exons atgCCTCTGTATCTGCGAGTCGACCAGCAGCGCAGGCCAACTGCAGCCATGGAGGATTTCAACGAGACCGCGGAGGTCTCCGTCGTCGACGTCTACGACATCGCCTCCGAGATCGGCAAAGAGTGCGAAAAGCTCATCGACACGTACGGCGCCGATTCTATAACCAACCTGATGCCCAAGGTGATCAATGCTCTCGAGCTACTCGAAAGCTTCGCCACGAAAAATGAACGCGAGAACACGACGGTCCAGGAACTCAGGACCAAGATTTCACAGCTCGAATCGGATAAGATTGGCAAAGCCGAAGACAGACAGCGCTTCGAAAAG GAACTCGAGCAAATTGAGGAGCATTGGAGACAAGAATCTCGTGATTTGCTGGAGATGGTCACCAGATTGCAAGAGGAAAACAGGCGACTCGCCGCTGCTGTGCAAGAAACTCAAAGCGACAGCGAAGAAAGCACTAAGCAAA CTTTCACCGCGAGTCAAGAGGTGGACATCGCAGTGCTGCAGCGCTTGAGAACAATGATTGACAAGCAGAGGGATCAAATTCGCAGTCGCGATCGGGAGCTTTCGCAAAAGAATGAAGAAATCGAAAAC TTGAACAATCAAGTGGACAAATTGAGCGTTGTTGGCAGGGAACTGAAGCGCAAACAAAGACAAGCACAAATGCAAGCTCGTGGTTTGGTGGAGGAGCGCGCGGATTTTCTAGCACAACTGCAAGATCAAAATCGAGAGCTCATCAATCTCAGAGCGAGGCTTGGCCTCGCGAGAAAGGAAAACGAAGACCTCTCCAAGTCGTCCCAGGCATATCCCGATTTAACAAATAAGGCTGTATACGACTTGGACGATCCCGACAGGCCGAGGTTCACTACCACGGAACTGAAGGAAATTCTGCACGAGAGAAATGAACTGAAAGCCAGAGTCTCGGATCTAGAAGACGAACTCGAGCTGTATCGTCCGAAAGCAGAACC agCGGAAGACGAAAAGGATGCTCCAGTTCAAGGTCCACTACCTTATGAACCAGACGACGCTCCATGGAAGAAAGCTTCAGAATCTGGAATACGCAAATT tttcagaaaaatattttcggaaACGAGTGGTGGCTTCTTGGGTGGTAGCAGTCCACGACGCAGTCTTTCTAGTCTATCGAAAATGGCTCTGTCTGGGAATAGTAGCGGAGAAACTTCGTTTTAA